The genome window CGCTGGCGCCGCTGGAAGACAACCTGTTCAACCGCTGCAAGAGCAACCTGCGCCTGCTCGAATACGGCGCCTGCGGCTACCCGGTGATCGCCAGCGACCTGCCGCCGTACCAGGGCGGGCTGCCGGCAACCCTGGTCAAGCACCGCTTCCGCGACTGGGTCAACGCGATCCGCCAGCACCTGGCCGATGCCGACGCCAGCGCCGCGGCCGGGTCCGCGCTGCACGCGGCAGTACGCCGCGATTGGATGCTGCAGGGCGCCAACCTGCAGGCCTGGCACGCCGCGTGGCTGCCGGACTGAGCCGCCTGCCCGCCACGGCCGACATCCGCGCCAGGGTCTAGCCCGCAGCCGCGCGGCACCGGCCCCGGGCGCAAGGCGTCAATCGGCCGACACTGGCGGCCGAGACCCTCAGCCGCACCGCGCCGGGAAGCCGACGCCGGCACCTGGCGGGCGGCAAACGCCGCAATGCGCCGCGCCTTCGCCACGCCTGTCCAGGCAGCCGATCGCGGCGCCCGCGGTTTCGGCACACCGCTTGCATCCATCCCGGGTAGCCGCCCCCGGCATGGACATCCCCGTATGAGCGACTCCATCAGTTCCATCCTCTCGCAGATCCGCAGCTACCAGAGCCAGGTCGGCCAGGCCGCGCCTGCGCAGGTGGCCGATGCCGGGCGCAGCAATGCGATCGAGGGCCTGACCGGGACCCAGGGCACGCAGGGCCCGAGCTTCAGCGACACCCTGCGCAGCGCGATCAGCGGCGTCAACGAAACCCAGCAGAAGGCCGGCGATCTGGCCAAGGCCTTCGAAATGGGCGACCCCAACGCCGGCCTGGCCAAGGTGATGATGGCCGCGCAACAGTCCCAGGTGGCGTTCCGCGCCACCGTGGAAGTCCGCAACCGACTCGTCCAGGCGTACCAGGACGTGATGAACATGCCGCTGTAAGGTAGACAACGATGGCTCTTGCGCTCAGCAAAGACACTCTCAGCGGCGAAAAGGCAGGCGCCTGGTTCGATCGCCTGCAGAGTCTGCAGATCACCCGCCGCATCGGACTGATGGCGATGATCGCCGTGGCCGTAGCCGCGGGCCTGTTCGTGTTCTTCTGGTCGCAGAAGCCCGCCTACACCCCGCTGTACACCGGCCTGGACGAAAAAGGCACGGCCGAGGCCACCGATCTGCTGCGCACCGCGCAGATCCCGTTCAAGCTCGACCAGACCACCGGCGCGATTACCGTGCCGGAGGACAAGCTCTACGACGCGCGGCTGAAGCTGGCCGGCTCCGGCCTGACCGAGAACGGCGGCAACATGGGCTTCGAGGTCATGGAGAAGGATCCGGGCTTCGGCGTCAGCCAGTTCGTCGAGAACGCCCGCTACCAGCACGCGCTGGAGACCGAACTGGCGCGCACCATCGCCAGCCTGCGCCCGGTGCGCGAGGCGCGGGTGCACCTGGCCATTCCCAAGCCCAGCGCGTTCACCCGCCAGCGCGACGTGGCCAGCGCCTCGGTGGTACTGGAACTGCGCGGCGGCACCACCCTGGAGCGCAACCAGGTCGATGCGATCGTCAACATGGTCGCCTCCAGCATCCCCGACCTGACCCCGGAGCGGGTCACCGTGGTCGACCAGAGCGGGCGCATGCTGACCATCGCCGACCCGAACAGCGACGCGGCCCTGAACGCGGCCCAGTTCGAGCAGGTGCGGCGCCAGGAAAGCTCCTACAACCAGCGCATCCGCGAGCTGCTGGAGCCGATGACCGGCCCCGGCCGGGTCAATCCGGAAGTCAGCGTGGACATGGATTTCTCGGTCACCGAGGAAGCGCGAGAGCTGTACAACGGCGAGCCGCCGAAGCTGCGCAGCGAGCAGGTCAGCGACAGCAGCACCGCCGCGGCCGGCCCGCAGGGCATCCCCGGCGCGACCAGCAACTCGCCGCCCGGCGCCGCCGCGCCCGGCCAGCCCGGCGCCGCCGGCACCCCAGGCGCCACGCCGGCCAACGCCCAGCAGGCGGCCGCCGCGACCCCGACAGAAAGCTCAAAGAGCGCCACCCGCAACTACGAGCTGGACCGCACCCTGCAGCACACCCGGCAGCCGCCGGGCCGGATCAAGCGCGTGTCGGTGGCGGTGCTGGTCGACCATGTGCCGCGCCCCGGCGCCAAGGGCAAGATGGTCGAGCAGGCGCTCAGCGCCGCCGAGCTGACCCGCATCGAAGGCCTGGTCAAGCAGGCGGTCGGCTTCAACGCCGAGCGCGGCGACACCGTGTCGGTGATGAACGCCCCGTTCGTGCGCGAAGCGCCGGAAGCGGCGGACAAGCCGGGTTGGTGGGAAGACCCGCGGGTGATGAACGGCTTGCGCCTGCTGCTCGGCGCGGCGGTGGTGCTGGCCCTGCTGTTCGGCGTACTGCGCCCGGCGCTGCGCCAGATCGCCGGCCCGGCGCCGGCCAAGAATGCCGGCAAGGACAAGTCCGAGCCGCACAACGCCAATGTGTCGATGCTGGACGACGACGACCCGCTGCTGCCGTCGATGGCCGACGACACCGCCAGCATCGCCAGCGGCAGCCGTCCCGCGATCGCCCTGCCCGACGCCTA of Xanthomonas translucens pv. cerealis contains these proteins:
- the fliE gene encoding flagellar hook-basal body complex protein FliE, whose amino-acid sequence is MSDSISSILSQIRSYQSQVGQAAPAQVADAGRSNAIEGLTGTQGTQGPSFSDTLRSAISGVNETQQKAGDLAKAFEMGDPNAGLAKVMMAAQQSQVAFRATVEVRNRLVQAYQDVMNMPL
- the fliF gene encoding flagellar basal-body MS-ring/collar protein FliF; the encoded protein is MALALSKDTLSGEKAGAWFDRLQSLQITRRIGLMAMIAVAVAAGLFVFFWSQKPAYTPLYTGLDEKGTAEATDLLRTAQIPFKLDQTTGAITVPEDKLYDARLKLAGSGLTENGGNMGFEVMEKDPGFGVSQFVENARYQHALETELARTIASLRPVREARVHLAIPKPSAFTRQRDVASASVVLELRGGTTLERNQVDAIVNMVASSIPDLTPERVTVVDQSGRMLTIADPNSDAALNAAQFEQVRRQESSYNQRIRELLEPMTGPGRVNPEVSVDMDFSVTEEARELYNGEPPKLRSEQVSDSSTAAAGPQGIPGATSNSPPGAAAPGQPGAAGTPGATPANAQQAAAATPTESSKSATRNYELDRTLQHTRQPPGRIKRVSVAVLVDHVPRPGAKGKMVEQALSAAELTRIEGLVKQAVGFNAERGDTVSVMNAPFVREAPEAADKPGWWEDPRVMNGLRLLLGAAVVLALLFGVLRPALRQIAGPAPAKNAGKDKSEPHNANVSMLDDDDPLLPSMADDTASIASGSRPAIALPDAYEERLRLAREAVKQDSKRVAQVVKGWVASEA